TTTGCTctcaaaagaagacaaaacgATGTCATCTCTGGTAAATTGAGTTACATCCACTCTGATTAGTCCGATAAATATAACACTGCCATGGAAACGAATATGAAAACATATTCGTATGCTCCCAtccctttaaccctttcaaggacagtggttactacagtggacaacttagcatgtcatcaggttacagggtgcatgaaagggtgcaAAATAAGACTCCGAAATATAATATTTTCAACTAATTTGATGAAATTACCGGTAGGTTGCATTCTTAGTGTTGTGAGCTACAAATATTGCTTCTGAAGGCTCCTTGGATATTTTTCTTATGACAACCCTTTGATCAAGCTGTAGGTAATCTCATACtgagcatgtgtgtatgtgtgtgtgtgtctcgcgACAGGTAATGAAGACGTACCACATGTACCACACGGAGAGCATCAGCGCCGAAGGCAAGCTGAAGGAGGCGGAGAAGCAGGAGGAGAAGCACATCGGCAAGAGCAACGACATCAGCGCCGCCCTGCTGCGATACGGTCACGACGAAAGGCCGCCGCGACGGAGCTCTGTGAAGAAGATGGAGAAAATGAAAGAGAAGGTGTGTCTTGTGATGGACTTGTTGTTACAAATGAGATACTGTGTATGCTGTTATTTTACTTCATGGCTATCTGAtgttatatgaaaaaaatatttacagccGCGTGAGAGTTCAATAGATAGTGATGAATGCACGGTAAATGCTGTCAAAGAGggaaatataccgtattttccacactaaacggtgcactggattatgaggcgcaccttcaatgaatggcctattttgtattttttttcatatgttggACGCACCACTtcataagacgcaatctacaatgcatccactagatagagctaagctcaaggaaatgccaacagaacgctatatacaccctgatttatatcgcaacgatcagatgtcagtaaaacttatttaataaagcagtgacacagttcacttaacaacagcaagttataaaattgactcgttaacgttgaactcacttgccgctgctctatttccgtgtttaactgcgaaaccgatcgccttaagtttgaactctacgttgtaagcatgtcttgAGCAAGAAGCCGTTTTGGGGTTGGCATATTACCGTAATACCGtaatacacaaggcgcaccggattttaaggcacactGGATCCtctaagaaaatggaaggcttttaggtgcgccctttagtgcgggaaatacggtacatttcaaTTGATTTCCCGATATTAATTTCATACTCATTCCTAAAAATATCCTTAAAGGTCTTGAAATggcacattgttattcatttgtGTCGCAATTCTGTCAGCTGCACTCACTTTCCTTATCATCACGCATcaattttttctctttctcataGAGACAAGCCaagtattttgaaaacaaactcaAGTGTACTAAGGCCCGCAATGACTATCTTCTCAATCTGGCAGCCACTAATGCCTTGGTGGCAAAATACTATATCCATGATGTGTCCGATATGATCGATGTAAGTACAACCACTCAGTGGATAAACACACACTCGGTTGAATATATTAATCAGGATTATGTTTCACTTCCCATACATAGTGTTGTGATATGGGGTACCATGCTAGCTTGACGCGGACCCTGAGAACCTACCTGTCGGCCGAATATAGCCTGGAGACATCTCGACATGAGGGTTTGGATGTTCTAGAAGGAGCGGTGGACGCCATGGATCTCCGAGGAGACAAGCACAAGTTCATGGACATGCACTCTCAGATGTTCTGTCCTCCGGCACGCTTTGACTATCAGCCGCACATGGGCGACGAGGTGAGTGGGAGATGTCGAGCTTGTttcaaggtcttttttttttttgcgtgatcCTTATCAAGTCCTCACATCAGAGTTTGTGTCCTGCTTTCCTGCCAGGTGTGCCAGGTGAGCGCGCAGCAGCCTGTCCAGACGGAACTCTTGATGCGATACCAGCAGCTTCAGACTCGCCTGGCAACGctcaaaatagaaaatgaggaggtgacatgttttttttttcccacaaatctTTGACTGGCTTGACATAAACTTCAATGATAGGTGCCACTGTTACTTCAGTGTACATACCATCAAAAAGCACAAAGTCAAATAACCCGCCATGCAGGTTTTGACAATTTCCTGTAACACAGATTTACTGAAAGAATTGCCGCTGTGGTAGGATATGAAATGTCTTGTCATAAATCATCAGACATAAGCCAGCCAAATGTAGTAGAACAGGGGAATGATTGAAAGATTGATATCGGCTGCTCTGTAGGCAGTTTTCTGAGAGGTTATTTgaactaccacattaaatatGAAGCTACAGCTGATGTCTAAAATGTGAAGCGAAGCAACACTATGAAGGGCTTTAAATCTGAAACAAGGACCCTATATGCTCACTAATTCTGTATACTGATATAAATGCATGATGTAGTTCTCAAAAATATGTCACTCGCGTAACGCATTGTTTAGCTACTGCTAGCTAGTATGCTGACAGAAGGACTAAATGAACCGCACGGGTTAATGTTTGTATTTACAACAGTGTTAATCTTTAAGATCGAACTGACAGTCTGCGCTTGAAATTGAAGCGGAGCTACATGGGGCAGGAAAATTGAACCAATTTCTGTGTTTGTCAGTGTTGCTCCAGTTTCTCAtttacttttcatttcaaactttGCTTTTTAGCAGACATGTGTGAGATCCCGCATGCTGTTCTCACGATGTCTCTgaaccactggtgaaaggagactttgattctctcctctttcgttTATAACCACTTCAAAGAGCGAGGCGCACGTAGGAATACTTGTTACAACTGTGCCATTGttgatgttttatgttatgtgttctgtTGGATTATTATttgatgttaaatgttctgtaaggcGCTTTTATACTACATCAGCTGTTTGTTCGCGCAGCACCTGCTACATAGCTACTAAAACATAGTTTTGCTAGGTATTGGAACCATTCACTGTTACAAAAGTCAATAATTTTTACCTTGAAATTTAATATGAATTTAATGTGTCTGAATGATTACATGGTAgtattctcccttttttttttggtattataCACCGTCACACGGTTTAGTTCTTGTAACACTGTTTGATCCAAATACACATTGCTCACATGTAGTTaatatttttcatcaaaatgcttttctttttactCGATGGATTGATTCAAGAGATGGTAGAGGTTTTATGAAATACTTATCTAATACTCAATACGTGTGTGCCTGTTTATGTCAGGTGAGGAAAACTCTGGACGCCACAATGCAGACCCTTCAGGACATGCTCACAGTGGAGGACTTTGATGTTTCCGAGGCCTTCCAGCATAGTCAGTCCACAGAGTCAGTAAAGTCAGCCTCATCCGACTCCTACATGAGCAAAGTCAACATCTCAAAGAGACGAGCCAATCAGCAAGAGACAGAGGGCTTCTACTTCACCGTGAGTTCTGATAAGCTTTAACAATGACAATATATTGGCGTATCATCTGTAAAATATATTGttcgtatatatttttaaagctcAATTATCCCCTTTCTCCCCCTGCAGAAATACAAAGAGTACTTGAATGGCAGCAACCTTATTGTCAAACTTCAAGCCAAACATGACCTTCTGAAGCAGACACTGGGAGAAGGTGAGTCGTATGACATGCATACAAAAACGGTGCAGTCAAAAATCACTGCAACGTACCATTGCGAGTTTAGAGAGCTTTTCCATAAGGTTTTTGTGTTAATTGATATTGATTATTTATGTGTAAATAACGATCCACTTGTTCAGCCTCTTttaaagaaagacaaaatagtGCTTGCAAAGTCACTGAGAAACATCAGCGCACCTTCTTGGTGTATTCATAAGACGCTGCACCATTGGTAACCTTGAAATGTCCTATATTAGGGCCAACGCAAATACTTTATTGAGACAAATTAGATTCTTAAAAGATGAGCGTTGACTTTTTACATTGGCTTGAACTTGTATCCAAATAATGACCGAACAACATCAAGTCATTCAAGTCGTCTGCTGTATGGTTACAAGTATGCGACATAAAGTGGGGTTGTGCAGGAAGCTCCTTTACACGTGACAAAATGCTTAAATAATCCTTTCTAATTTACTGATCAAAATGTGCGGGTCAAAATAGGACACTTACGAAACCTTCCTCTATCAGGCAGCATTCCACAAGCTGCTCGTGGATATGCTTGCACTCTGCAGAGAGAGCAGTCAGGCTATCCGGGGCACTTCGGGGGGCTCGTGTTCCGTTACCAGGGCGACTGCTGAATGGCTGGCAGCTTGGCGGTGTGACAAATGCGGCCATGGTACTCACCCCATTGAGTGCGTCTGAATAGTTGCCTGTTTTCTCATCACACCCCTTTCCGTCTCCAATCTGGCAgcctcacttttttggggggttggcacTCAACTGTACCATTTGAAAAGCGGCACATACTAATTTTGTGTCTTTTGTGCTCTTTTGCCTTTTAGGGGAGAGGGCTGAATATGGAACGACAAGGTAAGATGTCCAGTGACAAAAGAGCAAATAAAGTAGGCATTGATTAAAATCCTTCCCTTGGTGTCGCTGGATAGAGCAAAAATGAGATGCCGGTGTGGGAATGGGAATGTCAATGGTAACATTACGCAAGAGATGGAAATGAGTCTTCCTCTGAAGCTTTCCGCAAGACGGGATAACATTGTGTCAAAACAAGATCAGATTATTGCAATTACAGACATGATGTTATTACAATCTAAGTGTGCCCGGGCTTTTCTGTTACTTTCATGTTGTCGTTAAAACTTCACCGAGTCACATTTGTGTGAATTCTCTGA
The DNA window shown above is from Hippocampus zosterae strain Florida chromosome 9, ASM2543408v3, whole genome shotgun sequence and carries:
- the LOC127607273 gene encoding SLIT-ROBO Rho GTPase-activating protein 3-like isoform X6, which gives rise to MSTQAKVKKDKEIIAEYESQVKEIRNQLVEQFRCLEQQSESRLQLLQDLQDFFRRKAELQLEFSRGLDKLAERYSSKIRTSREHQHFKKDQNLLSTINCWYLVLEQTRRESRDHATLSDIYNNNVIVRLTHVGDDVLRLFKKSKDIGVQMHEELVKVTTELYTVMKTYHMYHTESISAEGKLKEAEKQEEKHIGKSNDISAALLRYGHDERPPRRSSVKKMEKMKEKRQAKYFENKLKCTKARNDYLLNLAATNALVAKYYIHDVSDMIDCCDMGYHASLTRTLRTYLSAEYSLETSRHEGLDVLEGAVDAMDLRGDKHKFMDMHSQMFCPPARFDYQPHMGDEVCQVSAQQPVQTELLMRYQQLQTRLATLKIENEEVRKTLDATMQTLQDMLTVEDFDVSEAFQHSQSTESVKSASSDSYMSKVNISKRRANQQETEGFYFTKYKEYLNGSNLIVKLQAKHDLLKQTLGEGERAEYGTTRPPILPPKPQRIRKSRPRSIFRRKLFNGNMEAFIQGKTECPIQDSGFGTAHTSGG
- the LOC127607273 gene encoding SLIT-ROBO Rho GTPase-activating protein 3-like isoform X5, with product MSTQAKVKKDKEIIAEYESQVKEIRNQLVEQFRCLEQQSESRLQLLQDLQDFFRRKAELQLEFSRGLDKLAERYSSKIRTSREHQHFKKDQNLLSTINCWYLVLEQTRRESRDHATLSDIYNNNVIVRLTHVGDDVLRLFKKSKDIGVQMHEELVKVTTELYTVMKTYHMYHTESISAEGKLKEAEKQEEKHIGKSNDISAALLRYGHDERPPRRSSVKKMEKMKEKRQAKYFENKLKCTKARNDYLLNLAATNALVAKYYIHDVSDMIDCCDMGYHASLTRTLRTYLSAEYSLETSRHEGLDVLEGAVDAMDLRGDKHKFMDMHSQMFCPPARFDYQPHMGDEVCQVSAQQPVQTELLMRYQQLQTRLATLKIENEEVRKTLDATMQTLQDMLTVEDFDVSEAFQHSQSTESVKSASSDSYMSKVNISKRRANQQETEGFYFTKYKEYLNGSNLIVKLQAKHDLLKQTLGEGERAEYGTTRPPILPPKPQRIRKSRPRSIFRRKLFNGNMEAFIQGKTECPIQDSGTLSFSWVASPFCYFLGLCSVDTPLCGHT